A window of the Euzebya pacifica genome harbors these coding sequences:
- the paaB gene encoding 1,2-phenylacetyl-CoA epoxidase subunit B (with PaaBCDE catalyzes the hydroxylation of phenylacetyl-CoA; involved in phenylacetate degradation), with the protein MLGAQAIDGDAYEVFGQFGTTREIAHLGSVRGRDPELAWHAAKEVYTRRERATLLWVVPRAAITSGGPDRAVTLMSSTRMPFRTPAYPGRNRRNRMQTPVEE; encoded by the coding sequence GATCGACGGCGACGCCTACGAGGTCTTCGGGCAGTTCGGTACCACTCGCGAGATCGCCCACCTCGGCAGCGTTCGTGGGCGCGACCCGGAGCTGGCCTGGCATGCCGCCAAGGAGGTCTACACCCGCCGCGAGCGCGCGACGCTGTTGTGGGTCGTTCCTCGCGCGGCGATCACCAGCGGAGGGCCAGATCGCGCGGTGACACTGATGTCATCGACGCGGATGCCGTTCCGGACGCCCGCCTATCCGGGGCGCAACCGCCGCAATCGCATGCAAACCCCAGTAGAG